Proteins from one Nicotiana tabacum cultivar K326 chromosome 23, ASM71507v2, whole genome shotgun sequence genomic window:
- the LOC107799734 gene encoding ribose-phosphate pyrophosphokinase 1, translated as MPISNSSGIAIHLRSKILKRDRQNKKQLKQRHTNRINKGSQNPPKIPISMASSLALPSTSTKSSSLCQSFVPKRTHQPSFVSCERSEPVYGKPRVPIINDGTLPKFLQAKRLENAVSRNNSRLKIFTGTANPSLSQEIAWYMGFDLGKVNIKRFADGEIYVQLQESVRGCDVYLIQSTCPPANENLMELLVMIDACRRASAKTITAVIPYFGYARADRKTQGRESIGAKLVANLITEAGADRVLACDLHSGQSMGYFDIPVDHVYCQPVVLDYLASKKISSNDLVVVSPDVGGVARARAFAKKLSDAPLAIVDKRRHGHNVAEVMNLIGDVKGKVAVMVDDMIDTAGTIAKGAALLHQEGAREVYACCTHAVLSPPAIERLSSGLFQEVIVTNTIPAMEKNYFPQLTVLSVANLLGETIWRVHDDCSVSSIFQ; from the exons ATGCCTATCTCCAACTCATCTGGAATTGCTATTCACCTAAGAAGCAAAATCCTAAAGAGAGACAGACAAAACAAAAAGCAACTAAAGCAGCGCCATACAAATAGGATAAATAAAGGAAGCCAAAACCCTCCCAAAATTCCCATTTCAATGGCTTCTTCCTTGGCTTTGCCTTCAACTTCAACAAAGAGCTCTTCTCTCTGTCAAAGCTTCGTTCCTAAAAGAACCCATCAGCCAAGCTTTGTT AGTTGTGAAAGAAGTGAACCAGTATATGGGAAGCCTCGCGTGCCAATCATCAATGATGGAACACTTCCAAAGTTCTTGCAAGCAAAACGCCTAGAGAATGCAGTTAGTAGAAACAATAGTAGGCTGAAGATATTCACTGGAACTGCAAATCCTTCTCTTTCTCAG GAAATTGCTTGGTACATGGGCTTTGACCTGGGAAAGGTCAACATCAAGCGCTTTGCTGATGGTGAAATTTATGTCCAGTTGCAAGAGAGTGTTCGAGGCTGTGATGTCTACTTGATTCAATCCACATGTCCTCCGGCCAATGAAAACCTTATGGAGCTTTTGGTAATGATAGATGCATGCAGAAGGGCTTCTGCCAAGACCATTACTGCCGTGATTCCATACTTTGGATATGCCAGAGCTGATAGAAAG ACACAAGGTCGTGAATCCATTGGCGCCAAATTGGTTGCGAACCTTATAACTGAAGCAGGTGCGGATCGTGTTCTAGCTTGTGATCTGCACTCCGGGCAATCAATGGGTTACTTTGACATTCCAGTGGACCATGTGTACTGTCAG CCGGTTGTCCTTGATTACCTTGCTAGCAAGAAGATTTCTTCCAATGATTTGGTAGTGGTCTCTCCTGATGTTGGCGGAGTTGCTAGAGCACGTGCCTTTGCAAAAAAGTTATCTGATGCACCATTAGCCATTGTGGACAAAAGGCGGCACGGACATAATGTCGCCGAG GTTATGAACCTGATAGGTGATGTTAAAGGAAAAGTTGCAGTTATGGTGGATGACATGATTGACACAGCAG GGACTATTGCCAAAGGCGCAGCACTTTTGCATCAGGAGGGCGCACGTGAAGTTTATGCATGCTGTACGCATGCTGTTTTAAG CCCCCCTGCGATTGAGAGGTTGTCAAGTGGCCTTTTTCAAGAGGTCATCGTCACAAACACAATTCCTGCCATGGAGAAAAACTATTTCCCACAGCTGACCGTTCTCTCAGTCGCAAATCTTCTCGGTGAAACAATTTGGCGAGTGCACGATGATTGTTCTGTGAGTAGCATTTTCCAATAG